A single genomic interval of bacterium harbors:
- a CDS encoding NAD(P)/FAD-dependent oxidoreductase, producing the protein MQIADVIVVGGGAAGLFAGIWAARKNPDARIVVLDGAKRIGAKILIAGGGRCNVAHHQVDEKAFAGSSPAAIRKILRRFEVEQTVAFFQSLGVELKRESTGKLFPVSDRAKTVLDALLRAAESANVAILTSHKVRSVIRNERGFAVLGDWGEFLTGKVVLATGGKSVPQTGSDGSGYSIATSFCHTLTERIFPGLVPLILPPDHFIRALAGISADVEMQVSSGSGRALKTYRNSILCTHFGISGPAVLDISRYYLDEVQNDPHTTLIVNWLPEKSTDQIQMDLRKLNRSSVLSWMRRNLPERLARSLCEFCGVPGETPGYRLAREDRVKLVQFLTRMNLPVTGDRGFQYAEVTAGGVPLKELNLSTLESRLCPGLYLCGEICDVDGRIGGFNFQWAWASGYVAGISIGV; encoded by the coding sequence TTGCAAATTGCTGACGTTATTGTCGTAGGAGGAGGGGCGGCAGGACTCTTCGCAGGGATCTGGGCTGCCAGAAAAAATCCGGATGCCCGCATTGTTGTTCTGGATGGAGCGAAACGAATCGGCGCAAAGATACTGATAGCAGGCGGCGGGCGATGCAATGTTGCCCATCACCAGGTGGATGAAAAAGCATTTGCCGGTTCTTCCCCTGCGGCGATCCGCAAAATCTTGCGACGCTTTGAAGTCGAACAAACTGTGGCATTCTTCCAATCACTCGGTGTAGAGCTCAAGCGCGAATCCACGGGCAAGCTGTTCCCGGTTTCAGATCGCGCAAAAACGGTGTTGGATGCGCTTTTGCGTGCGGCCGAATCCGCCAACGTTGCAATTCTCACTTCCCATAAAGTTCGCTCTGTAATTCGCAATGAGCGCGGTTTTGCTGTGTTGGGAGACTGGGGAGAATTTCTTACAGGAAAAGTTGTTCTTGCGACAGGTGGAAAAAGTGTGCCGCAAACCGGCTCAGATGGCTCCGGTTATAGCATTGCCACTTCTTTTTGTCACACGCTTACTGAAAGGATTTTCCCCGGACTTGTTCCCTTGATTCTTCCACCGGATCATTTTATCCGCGCCCTGGCCGGCATCTCTGCGGATGTTGAAATGCAGGTGTCATCCGGATCCGGACGCGCCTTGAAAACATATCGCAACTCGATTCTCTGCACCCATTTTGGGATTTCAGGTCCGGCCGTGCTGGATATCAGCCGCTACTATCTGGATGAAGTCCAGAACGATCCTCATACAACGCTGATCGTTAACTGGTTGCCGGAAAAATCAACTGATCAGATTCAAATGGATTTGCGGAAGTTGAACAGATCCAGCGTGCTTTCCTGGATGCGCCGAAACTTGCCGGAGAGGCTCGCGCGCTCCTTGTGCGAATTTTGTGGCGTGCCAGGAGAAACGCCCGGCTATCGTCTAGCCCGTGAAGATCGAGTGAAACTTGTTCAGTTTCTAACGCGCATGAATTTGCCTGTTACCGGCGATCGTGGATTTCAATATGCCGAAGTAACAGCAGGCGGTGTGCCGTTGAAGGAATTGAATCTGAGCACCCTGGAATCGCGGTTATGTCCCGGACTCTATCTTTGCGGCGAAATCTGCGATGTGGATGGCCGGATCGGCGGTTTCAATTTTCAATGGGCATGGGCAAGCGGATACGTCGCCGGAATTTCGATCGGAGTCTAA
- a CDS encoding thiamine pyrophosphate-dependent dehydrogenase E1 component subunit alpha → MPVLTKEQQFDLLYYMLLTRRLEEHLVGLFKEGKISGGLYSSLGQESISVGTTYALEKEDVVSPVIRNIATVLIKGYTPKDIFCQYLARVDGPTKGKDTTLHFGEIERGTVAPISILGPLIPIMAGVALAGRMQKRKRVALTYIGDGGASTGDFHEGMNFAAVQRLPFICVIENNQYAFSTPVTRQSRIADLAQRAVGYGIQYAIVDGNDVVAVYEATRKARALCLEGEGPFLMECKTFRVKGHAEHDDPSKYVPRAIFEEWRKKDPVDHYVHSLLDQKVFTAAELSEMENKIQQILEQAKKEALESPLPSSEDTSTGVFRV, encoded by the coding sequence ATGCCGGTTTTGACAAAAGAACAACAATTCGACCTGCTCTACTACATGCTTCTAACCAGAAGATTGGAAGAGCATCTAGTCGGTCTGTTCAAGGAAGGAAAGATTTCGGGAGGCCTCTACAGCAGTCTTGGTCAGGAATCCATCTCAGTTGGAACGACGTACGCTCTGGAAAAAGAAGATGTTGTCAGTCCAGTGATTCGAAACATCGCGACTGTTTTGATCAAGGGCTACACACCGAAAGATATTTTTTGCCAGTATCTTGCTCGCGTGGACGGTCCTACAAAAGGGAAGGATACAACGCTTCATTTCGGAGAAATCGAGCGCGGCACAGTAGCGCCGATCAGCATTCTGGGTCCGCTGATTCCCATCATGGCAGGTGTAGCTCTTGCAGGTCGAATGCAAAAAAGGAAGCGGGTGGCTTTAACTTACATAGGCGACGGTGGCGCATCGACCGGCGATTTCCACGAAGGAATGAATTTCGCAGCTGTGCAACGCCTGCCATTTATATGTGTGATTGAAAACAATCAGTACGCTTTTTCAACTCCTGTGACCAGGCAATCGAGAATTGCGGATCTGGCACAACGCGCTGTTGGATACGGAATTCAGTATGCGATTGTAGATGGAAACGATGTGGTTGCTGTGTACGAAGCAACTCGCAAAGCGCGCGCTCTTTGTCTGGAAGGGGAAGGACCTTTCTTGATGGAATGCAAAACTTTTCGAGTAAAAGGACATGCCGAACACGATGACCCTTCGAAATATGTTCCGCGTGCAATCTTCGAAGAATGGCGAAAAAAAGATCCGGTAGACCATTACGTTCACTCCCTGCTGGATCAAAAAGTGTTTACTGCTGCTGAGCTTTCTGAGATGGAAAACAAGATTCAACAGATCCTGGAACAAGCGAAGAAGGAAGCGCTTGAGTCTCCGTTGCCGTCGTCCGAAGATACGTCCACCGGTGTGTTTCGAGTATGA